A genomic window from Chrysoperla carnea chromosome 3, inChrCarn1.1, whole genome shotgun sequence includes:
- the LOC123295732 gene encoding AFG3-like protein 2, which produces MAHRLLQAVTRVEKLLWKGVNHGEINFVALNKNLQILQRNSFFNGFENILQEWKLFCEKPPKGFEKYFKPRTGAKELKDDKAKPSDAVKDGKKAEDAKRTTEPPKPIPPPPLGRTPGQTNKPYDQWSFGLFGGPGGRGGPGGGKSFGDNDRDKWLMFGAVGALSILGMFAYMEMNYKEIGWKEFVHSYLSRGIVEKLEVVNKKWVRVKLTPGNTVENANVLWFNIGSVDSFERNLESAQVDMNIEPANYIPVIYKTELELSSVSGILPSLLIIGFLVYMMRRSADMMTGRAGRKGGGLFGGVMESTAKLINPNEIGVRFKDVAGCEEAKIEIMEFVNFLKNPQQYIDLGAKIPKGAMLTGPPGTGKTLLAKATAGEANVPFLTVSGSEFLEMFVGVGPSRVRDMFAMARKHAPCILFIDEIDAVGRKRGGRSFGGHSEQENTLNQLLVEMDGFNTTTNVVVLAATNRVDILDKALMRPGRFDRQIYVPAPDIKGRASIFKVHLMPLKSNLDKLDLARKMAALTPGFTGADIANVCNEAALIAARDLKDSIIMKHFEQAIERVVAGMEKKTNVLQPEEKKTVAYHEAGHAVAGWFLEHADPLLKVSIIPRGKGLGYAQYLPKEQYLYTTEQLFDRMCMALGGRVSEELFFGRITTGAQDDLKKVTQSAYAQVVHYGMNTKVGNVSFDMPQPGEMVLEKPYSESTAQLIDSEVRALINNAYTRTKDLLESHRANVTKVAERLLKQEVLSRDDMIELLGARPFPEKSTYEEFVEGTGSFEEDTTLPKGLREWNKEREKKETPIPPPTPKDPPTKPKVAI; this is translated from the exons atgGCACATCGCTTACTTCAAGCAGTAACACGGGTAGAGAAATTATTGTGGAAAGGTGTAAATCATggagaaataaattttgttgcg cttaacaaaaatttacaaatcttACAACGTAACTCATTTTTTAATggattcgaaaatattttacaagaatGGAAATTATTCTGTGAGAAACCACCAAAAggttttgaaaaatactttaaacCTAGAACAGGTGCAAAAGAATTGAAAGATGATAAAGCAAAACCAAGTGATGCTGTAAAAGATGGTAAAAAAGCAGAGGATGCTAAACGAACTACAGAACCACCGAAACCAATACCACCACCTCCACTTGGAAGAACGCCtggacaaacaaacaaaccgtATGATCAATGGTCGTTCGGCTTATTTGGTGGACCTGGAGGAAG gggTGGACCAGGTGGTGGTAAATCATTCGGCGACAATGATCGTGATAAGTGGTTAATGTTTGGAGCTGTTGGAGCATTATCAATATTAGGAATGTTTGCTTATATGGAAATGAATTATAAAGAAATTGGATGGAAGGAATTTGTGCATag ttatttATCGCGTGGTATTGTGGAAAAATTAGaagttgttaataaaaaatgggtCCGTGTTAAGTTAACACCTGGCAATACTGTGGAAAATGCg aatgtaTTATGGTTTAATATTGGAAGTGTGGAttcttttgaaagaaatttagaAAGTGCACAAGTTGATATGAACATAGAACCAGCAAATTATATTCCTGTTATATATAAAACAGAATTAGAACTATCAAGTGTTTCTGGTATTTTACCATCATTATTAATCATTGGATTTTTAGTGTATATGATGCGACGATCAGCGGACATGATGACTGGTCGAGCAGGACGTAAAGGTGGTGGCCTGTTTGGAGGTGTAATGGAATCTACCGCGAAATTAATTAATCCAAACGAGATTGGAGTTCGATTTAA agatGTAGCTGGCTGTGAAGAAGCTAAAATTGAAATCATggaatttgttaattttcttaaaaatcctCAACAGTATATTGATTTAGGAGCTAAAATACCTAAAGGGGCAATGTTGACAG gcCCACCTGGAACGGGAAAGACATTGTTAGCTAAAGCTACGGCTGGCGAAGCAAATGTACCTTTCTTAACAGTATCTGGTTCTGAATTTCTTGAAATGTTTGTGGGAGTAGGACCTTCTCGTGTCCGTGATATGTTTGCAATGGCACGTAAACACGCACCATGTATTCTTTTTATCGATGAAATTGATGCTGTTGGTCGAAAGCGAGGTGGTAGAAGTTTTGGAGGTCATTCAGAAcaagaaaatactttaaatcaattattagtCGAAATGGATGGTTTCAATACAACTACAAATGTGGTTGTCTTAGCAGCAACAAATCGTGTTGACATCTTAGATAAAGCTTTAATGCGACCTGGTCGTTTCGATCGACAAATATACGTACCAGCCCCTGATATTAAAGGAAGAGCTAGTATTTTTAAAGTACATTTAATGCCTTTAAAATCAAACTTAGATAAACTTGATTTAGCTAGAAAAATGGCGGCATTAACACCTGGATTTACGGGAGCTGATATTGCGAATGTTTGTAATGAAGCTGCTTTAATTGCTGCTAGAGACTTAAAAGATTCAATAataatgaaacattttgaaCAAGCAATTGAAAGAGTAGTGGCTGGTATGGAGAAGAAAACAAATGTATTGCAACCAGAAGAAAAGAAAACTGTTGCTTATCATGAGGCAGGTCATGCAGTCGCTGGATGGTTTTTAGAACATGCAGATCCattattaaaagtttcaattatACCTCGTGGAAAAGGATTAGGGTATGCACAATATTTACCAAAAGAACAATACTTATATACTACAGAACAACTATTTGATCGAATGTGTATGGCTTTGGGTGGACGAGTATCCGAGGAATTATTCTTTGGACGTATTACTACCGGCGCTCAAGATGATTTGAAGAAAGTAACCCAGAGCGCTTATGCTCAAGTCGTACATTATGGTATGAATACAAAAGTTGGTAATGTCAGTTTTGATATGCCACAACCTGGAGAAATGGTTTTAGAAAAACCATATTCGGAAAGTACAGCACAATTAATTGATTCAGAAGTACGAGCATTAATTAATAATGCATATACTCGTACTAAAGACCTTCTAGAAAGTCATCGTGCTAACGTAACTAAAGTTGCTGAACGACTTTTAAAACAAGAAGTTTTGAGTCGCGATGATATGATTGAATTATTAGGTGCCAGACCTTTCCCTGAAAAATCAACATATGAAGAGTTTGTCGAAGGAACTGGTTCGTTTGAAGAAGACACTACGTTACCAAAAGGATTACGGGAGTGGAATAAAGAACGCGAAAAGAAAGAAACACCTATCCCTCCTCCAACACCAAAGGACCCACCAACAAAACCTAAGGTTgcaatataa